A window of the Trichoderma asperellum chromosome 4, complete sequence genome harbors these coding sequences:
- a CDS encoding uncharacterized protein (BUSCO:EOG092D074K) has protein sequence MQPLNPFLSAFFKSQVAAQCTPVHHHILLVPLTDVLLTHRETESGAPAHEVVASDEFLASHVLRIAGPDGPVAGKDSSQNLREARGKARQFSTLNGRSVIVKDSFIYSNKGFKNLAQAQILNDTIWYPDVFEPRQWLVYYISKPLIGVWEEVRLEPAVLISGVRSRAAAEQQQKRQTNGDSADALPRKKDIRSFHDLLNHFPMIARQMQPGLEKLFVEFTTVFQKPLPPPPSASYIPDPKPDGPVASAARRARADSLTARGGKAHLHNSLPVEEDFYAEDDEDIMRASLESAVTAAIDIFQGVDKQQLSLLGATTDLTGPLVEKLIERYIAENVHGLLFGKLSAIKRRDDLELEAKIRKMEFIDISQLGIAIDGGLKAKNDLVTQLNPAVDEFRRISNAMSPQEMLDLLLSTMKIASQLTDTSRPLAGVSAEAATSEKAIMTVNADTLVSLLLYVIIRSQVKNLQARLTYIRNFNFVEDVDSGEMGYALSTFEAVLAYLFADSAGLRRASKKNRALWDAAKGADLKALRNIMEPSPGAADDDDIEDSDSDANDRIPANPGFNPPRNSSRRSSLVLSPSDRFSHGTGLGHVFPFQLANGDGANESILDLPVKKIKRVAMDTRSLSSASEFSYHSMTASVGSLSSVLEGDISVERLAHTSSALGESVLMMAVQGGSVEVLGYLLSLSGYYPFDIVLSDVNNENTTLLSAAVQLGNRDLISSLLDYLLGKANPIQLAQYFSVQDVWGRSVGHYLFNAPWMINSIGTLIQWRQRDKNGQTPLFALCRCYDHVDYYAMVEDGIRAAQQSQLDGQPLHVDEHIDGKGNTLLHIMNDPRLALRILQFCDVDVNATNEKKFTALMVASKYGRYDMVRALFADPRVDLGAKELRGLTAVELAKDDEVRNRIDDLGLFSMPPARDGRITGVVRAFFVEDSTVRLVLKSAAPTDHDSYTVTTSRRSLTDFEQLARLLAEENPASWIPSMADTRWPFQLPSRPSRAALRDIQTRTDWFLKIMLSHPTLSTHEMLWEFFLVPELQLEAMEQRTKLKAETRVEKVREEYEPMEDIRIVEQFVDHAREVVRSVSYSTKSVTRRANAVTQVAADYYDAAALLYRAVFTIQFLPPQHIVGMEVFVRAMTPAQHNPQIVFHTTLMAIQSTVQAMLSALSRPTNLIGQITAAKREADRNDSAATRPSRWPLGLLDDSRQRNQEEKEKRARESREQAAYLSKELRYTQQTVAAELAGWKESHDQVGIRAIRDYARGMVVQERIRLEGMMRALRIVRMGNYQQGMMNTMSQRRPPSPPTDGKQETEDGDGVPSGNETSGVE, from the exons ATGCAACCACTAAACCCCTTTCTGTCCGCCTTCTTCAAGAGCCAGGTCGCTGCGCAGTGCACCCCTGTCCATCACCACATCCTGCTGGTGCCGCTGACCGATGTGCTTCTCACCCATCGCGAGACAGAGAGCGGCGCCCCGGCCCACGAGGTCGTCGCCTCGGACGAGTTTCTAGCCAGCCATGTGCTGCGCATCGCCGGCCCCGACGGTCCTGTAGCTGGCAAGGACAGCTCACAGAACTTGCGCGAGGCGCGAGGCAAGGCTCGCCAGTTCAGCACACTGAATGGAAGAAGCGTCATTGTTAAGGACTCTTTCATCTACAGTAACAAAG GATTTAAGAATCTTGCGCAAGCTCAGATCCTCAACGACACCATATGGTACCCAGACGTCTTCGAACCGCGGCAATGGCTGGTATACTACATCTCGAAGCCTCTGATCGGAGTGTGGGAGGAGGTTAGACTTGAGCCTGCGGTTCTCATCTCGGGAGTCAGAAGCCGTGCCGCCGCAGAGCAACAACAAAAGAGGCAAACTAATGGTGACTCAGCCGACGCCTTACCGCGCAAAAAGGATATTAGGAGCTTTCACGATCTTCTCAACCATTTCCCCATGATTGCCCGGCAGATGCAGCCTGGGTTAGAGAAGCTTTTTGTTGAGTTTACGACAGTCTTCCAGAAGCCGCTACCCCCTCCGCCGTCGGCTTCATACATTCCCGATCCGAAACCAGACGGCCCCGTTGCTTCTGCAGCTAGAAGAGCAAGGGCAGACAGCTTGACAGCTAGAGGTGGGAAAGCTCATTTACATAATAGCTTGcctgttgaagaagacttCTACGcggaagatgatgaggataTTATGCGCGCTTCGCTCGAGAGTGCCGTTACAGCTGCCATTGATATCTTTCAAGGAGTGGATAAACAACAGCTGTCTTTACTAGGCGCCACAACAGATTTGACAGGTCCACTGGTGGAAAAGCTAATTGAGCGCTACATTGCCGAAAATGTCCATGGCCTGTTATTCGGCAAGCTTAGTGCCATTAAGAGACGCGACGACCTGGAACTCGAAGCAAAGATTCGCAAAATGGAATTCATTGATATCTCCCAGCTTGGCATCGCTATTGATGGTGGCCTAAAGGCTAAGAATGATCTTGTCACACAACTCAACCCCGCCGTCGATGAATTCAGGAGGATATCCAACGCTATGAGCCCGCAGGAAATGCTAGACTTATTACTGTCAACAATGAAGATTGCTTCACAGCTTACCGATACTTCGCGGCCTCTGGCCGGCGTCTCAGCCGAAGCAGCAACTTCAGAGAAGGCCATCATGACCGTCAACGCAGATACCCTAGTGTCGCTGTTACTATACGTCATAATTCGATCTCAAGTGAAAAATCTACAGGCTCGACTCACCTATATAAGAAATTTCAACTTTGTCGAAGATGTAGATAGCGGAGAGATGGGTTATGCTTTGAGCACCTTTGAAGCCGTTCTAGCATACCTCTTTGCAGATTCCGCAGGATTGCGCCGCGCCAGTAAGAAGAACAGAGCCTTGTGGGATGCCGCCAAGGGGGCAGATTTGAAGGCTTTGAGAAACATCATGGAGCCAAGCCCTGGCGCAgctgatgacgacgacatcGAAGATAGCGACAGCGATGCAAACGATCGAATACCAGCTAATCCCGGGTTCAATCCGCCGCGTAACTCATCGAGGCGATCTTCGCTTGTTTTGAGCCCCTCGGACCGATTCTCTCATGGCACCGGACTCGGTCACGTTTTCCCCTTTCAACTCGCCAACGGCGATGGCGCAAATGAATCAATCCTTGATCTACCGGTAAAGAAGATCAAGCGAGTGGCCATGGATACGCGCAGCTTATCCAGCGCATCGGAATTCTCATATCACTCCATGACAGCAAGTGTTGGCTCGCTGAGTAGCGTGCTAGAGGGCGATATATCTGTCGAGAGGCTTGCGCATACCAGCAGTGCCCTGGGAGAGTCTGTTTTGATGATGGCTGTACAGGGTGGAAGTGTGGAAGTGCTGGGATatctcttgtccttgtcgGGATATTATCCGTTTGACATTGTACTATCTGACGTGAACAACGAAAACACAACGCTCTTGAGCGCTGCCGTCCAGCTAGGCAACCGAGACCTTATCAGCTCGCTTCTTGATTATCTCCTTGGCAAAGCTAATCCGATACAGCTGGCGCAATATTTTTCGGTACAGGATGTCTGGGGCCGAAGCGTCGGGCACTATCTGTTTAATGCGCCGTGGATGATTAATTCTATCGGGACTCTTATCCAATGGCGCCAAAGAGATAAAAATGGACAGACGCCGCTTTTTGCGTTATGTCGCTGCTACGACCACGTAGATTACTACGCCATGGTTGAGGACGGCATACGGGCTGCACAGCAATCTCAGCTTGATGGGCAGCCGCTACACGTCGATGAGCATATTGACGGCAAAGGGAACACCCTCTTGCACATTATGAATGATCCGAGATTGGCATTGAGAATCTTACAATTCTGCGATGTGGATGTAAACGCGACAAACGAGAAGAAGTTTACGGCATTGATGGTTGCCAGCAAATATGGCCGATACGATATGGTCAGGGCTCTTTTTGCCGACCCTCGAGTAGACCTTGGGGCTAAAGAACTGCGAGGTCTCACCGCGGTGGAGCTGGCCAAAGACGATGAGGTGAGAAATCGGATTGATGACCTCGGGCTTTTTAGCATGCCGCCAGCGCGGGATGGTCGGATCACGGGCGTGGTAAGAGCATTTTTCGTAGAAGACAGCACTGTACGACTGGTTCTCAAGTCAGCAGCTCCAACGGATCATGACAGCTACACTGTGACTACGAGTCGCCGATCCCTGACCGATTTTGAGCAGCTGGCACGCCTCCTGGCCGAGGAGAACCCAGCATCGTGGATCCCCTCGATGGCGGACACCCGATGGCCGTTTCAGCTGCCCTCCAGGCCGTCTCGAGCAGCGCTGCGAGATATTCAGACACGAACCGACTGGTTCCTGAAGATTATGCTGAGCCATCCTACCCTTTCTACCCATGAGATGCTCTGGGAGTTTTTCTTGGTGCCGGAGCTACAGCTAGAGGCCATGGAGCAAAGAACAAAGCTCAAAGCAGAAACAAGAGTAGAGAAAGTTCGAGAAGAGTACGAGCCGATGGAAGATATACGAATAGTGGAGCAGTTTGTCGACCACGCCCGAGAGGTGGTTCGAAGTGTCAGCTATTCGACCAAGAGCGTGACGAGGCGTGCCAATGCCGTTACTcaagttgctgctg ATTATTATGATGCAGCGGCGTTGCTCTACCGAGCTGTATTTACCATTCAATTTCTTCCGCCACAGCACATTGTCGGCATGGAGGTGTTTGTTAGAGCCATGACGCCGGCACAGCACAACCCTCAGATTGTGTTTCATACGACGCTGATGGCGATTCAATCCACGGTACAGGCAATGCTTTCAGCGCTGTCCAGGCCGACGAACCTTATCGGGCAGATTACGGCAGCGAAGCGAGAGGCGGACAGAAACGACAGCGCTGCAACACGGCCTTCGCGATGGCCCCTGGGCTTGCTGGATGACTCTAGACAACGAAAccaggaggagaaggagaagcgagCACGCGAATCACGAGAACAAGCAGCATATCTCTCGAAAGAACTCCGATACACGCAACAAACGGTGGCAGCCGAACTGGCTGGATGGAAGGAGTCACACGATCAGGTGGGTATTCGGGCTATTCGCGACTATGCCCGAGGCATGGTGGTGCAGGAGAGAATAAGGCTCGAAGGCATGATGCGAGCGTTGAGAATTGTGCGAATGGGCAACTACCAGCAGGGGATGATGAACACAATGTCTCAGCGACGGCCCCCATCGCCTCCAACGGATGGGAAACAAGAGACGGAAGACGGGGATGGTGTGCCATCTGGGAACGAAACAAGTGGAGTGGAGTGA
- a CDS encoding uncharacterized protein (TransMembrane:12 (i62-81o87-104i140-162o168-191i203-223o243-265i285-303o338-363i383-403o409-433i454-476o488-508i)): MFSQNRSGGKFADEPRLDDVSAEEVPEYNQHYGAHNIDSSDDGLIDPDSGVKRGLKNRHLSMMALAGIIGPGLLVGAGGALNSGGPASLIIGFGVIGIIAFSIMQSLGEITTLYPGGGAFVSLAERMVDKSFSVAVGWNYFIIWATVLASEYNVICSILHFWAPQVPLWGWFLILWSIFLAFQIIGGITAFGEAEYILALIKILGLAAYFIFSIVYASGGLIGQDGPIGFRYWHNPGAFNGHGFRGVATVFVFCSTFYAGVESVAVAATETRNPGTAVPRAIRQVFFRIIFVYMGSAFFFGLTCPADSDELINGGAKALQSPMTIAIQNAGWNGGVHLINAFILITCLSAVNSSIYIGSRTALYMAQSGKAPKILGWVNKRGVPVWSILLTNAVGAISMMNVSTGASEAYSYIINLAGVSTFLVWGSISFIHLRFRRAWAVQQRRVSDLPFKSMFYPYSPYFGLFANIFLALVQGWTTLSPFTAGKFVDAYILLPLFGVIYVICKLYWRGEDRFKRSWDIDLDSGRRSDLDKDKSDFVGETYGEQTQKVPLWRKLWQSL, encoded by the exons ATGTTTAGCCAAAATAGATCCGGCGGTAAGTTCGCCGACGAGCCGCGACTGGATGATGTCTCAGCCGAAGAGGTTCCCGAATATAATCAGCATTATGGAGCGCACAACATCGACTCGAGCGATGACGGTCTGATCGATCCAGATTCGGGCGTCAAGCGAGGACTAAAAAATCGTCACCTGTCCATGATGGCGCTCGCTGGCATCATCGGGCCTGGTTTGCTGGTTGGCGCTGGAGGAGCCTTGAATAGCGGTGGACCGGCGTCGTTGATTATCGGATTTGGTGTTATCG GTATTAttgccttctccatcatgCAGTCCCTGGGTGAAATCACCACTCTATACCCAGGTGGTGGTGCCTTTGTCTCTCTAGCTGAACGCATGGTGGACAAGTCCTTCTCCGTGGCTGTTGGCTGGAACTATTTCATCATCTGGGCCACCGTCCTGGCCAGCGAGTACAATGTCATCTGCAGCATTCTCCACTTCTGGGCACCTCAGGTCCCTCTCTGGGGCTGGTTCCTCATCCTATGGAGCATATTCTTGGCCTTCCAAATCATCGGTGGCATTACAGCTTTTGGCGAGGCAGAGTATATCCTGGCACTCATCAAGATTCTTGGCCTGGCGGCGTACTTTATCTTTTCCATCGTGTACGCATCCGGAGGATTGATTGGCCAAGATGGCCCCATTGGATTCAGATACTGGCATAATCCAGGAGCCTTCAACGGCCATGGTTTCAGAGGAGTTGCAACTGTGTTTGTGTTTTGCTCTACTTTCTACGCTGGAGTCGAGTCAGTGGCCGTGGCTGCTACCGAGACGAGAAACCCAGGTACTGCAGTGCCTCGAGCCATACGCCAAGTCTTCTTCcgcatcatcttcgtctatATGGGATCggctttcttcttcggcctcaCTTGTCCAGCTGATTCTGATGAGCTTATCAACGGAGGTGCAAAGGCGCTGCAGAGCCCCATGACGATTGCTATACAAAACGCTGGCTGGAACGGAG GTGTTCATCTCATTAATGCTTTCATCCTCATTACATGCCTGTCAGCTGTCAACTCATCCATCTACATCGGCTCTCGAACCGCCCTGTACATGGCGCAATCTGGAAAGGCTCCCAAGATTCTCGGCTGGGTCAACAAGCGCGGCGTCCCAGTCTGGTCAATTCTTCTCACCAATGCCGTGGGTGCCATCTCTATGATGAACGTCTCAACCGGAGCCTCAGAGGCATACAGCTACATCATCAACCTCGCCGGCGTGAGCACATTCCTCGTTTGGGGAAGCATCAGCTTCATCCACTTGCGCTTCCGCCGTGCGTGGGCTGTGCAACAGCGCCGAGTAAGCGATTTACCGTTCAAAAGCATGTTTTACCCGTACAGCCCCTATTTTGGCTTGTTTGCAAATATCTTCCTTGCTCTTGTTCAAGGTTGGACGACATTATCACCGTTTACTGCTGGTAAATTTGTTGATGCGTATATCCTTCTGCCGCTCTTTGGCGTGATTTACGTTATTTGCAAACTGTACTGGAGGGGAGAAGATAGATTCAAGAGGAGCTGGGACATTGATTTGGACAGTGGACGAAGGAGCGATCTGGATAAGGATAAGAGTGACTTTGTTGGAGAGACATATGGGGAGCAGACGCAAAAGGTGCCGCTCTGGAGAAAGCTCTGGCAGTCATTGTAG
- a CDS encoding uncharacterized protein (EggNog:ENOG41), which yields MDHSSLHEFIISSFLNSQRPPTVSEITTRFESDVATARQALRALADYHGVVLHPKSDEVWVAHPFSAAPTTCVVSSGDRKWWGNCAWCSFGVMHLAGGTSTFTTRTGAIGDEVTITARDGQLVDTDFVIHFPVPMTDVWDNVIYTCSVQLLFRNEAEVDEWCATRGIAKGDVRPVKQVWDFAAEWYGRHADADWKKWTLQDAIKIFGRHKLTGPIWTIGDERGRF from the coding sequence ATGGATCATTCCAGCTTGCACGAATTCATCATCTCCTCATTCCTCAACAGCCAGCGTCCTCCCACTGTCAGCGAGATCACAACCCGCTTCGAAAGTGATGTAGCTACGGCGCGGCAAGCCCTGCGAGCTCTGGCAGACTACCATGGTGTTGTGCTGCACCCCAAATCCGACGAGGTGTGGGTTGCCCACCCGTTTTCGGCAGCGCCCACGACCTGCGTCGTGTCCTCGGGCGATCGCAAATGGTGGGGGAACTGTGCCTGGTGCTCATTCGGCGTGATGCACCTCGCAGGTGGAACATCGACCTTCACGACAAGGACTGGCGCCATCGGCGACGAAGTGACCATCACGGCCCGCGACGGACAGCTGGTGGACACGGACTTTGTGATACACTTTCCAGTTCCCATGACTGATGTCTGGGATAACGTCATCTACACCTGCTCGGTCCAGCTGCTATTCCGCAATGAGGCCGAGGTGGACGAGTGGTGTGCTACGAGAGGGATCGCAAAGGGAGATGTGCGTCCAGTCAAGCAAGTTTGGGATTTCGCGGCTGAATGGTACGGCCGCCACGCCGATGCAGACTGGAAGAAATGGACTTTGCAAGACGCAATCAAGATTTTTGGCCGGCATAAACTCACTGGTCCAATTTGGACGATTGGAGACGAGAGAGGGCGCTTTTGA
- a CDS encoding uncharacterized protein (TransMembrane:1 (o20-38i)~BUSCO:EOG092D1NW2), with protein MSESPASASVLNLNALFDNPLFAGGIGLASLGAAAAFARKGSIAVLGAARRRLLVNVEISKQDPAYPWILAWLSQPRETPGFIASRLTRIHNLSVATATGARGPGATGPINAHFFLQPGYGRHIVKFGKAFIAVNREKHNTANMNTGEPHEIVQLTTLWAHRYVFEDLFKEAHQLAAKANEGKTVVYSARGLEWTPLGDPRKKRPLGSVILDEGIKESIVGDVKDFLSRQQWYVDRGIPYRRGYLLFGPPGSGKSSFIQALAGELDFGVAMINLSEMGMTDDKLAYLLTKLPKRSLLLLEDADAAFVNRRQRDTDGYSGANVTFSGLLNALDGVAAGEERIAFLTTNHIERLDPALIRPGRVDMMLKIGEATQFQAAQMWDRFYGDVDQDHSGRARFLERLEELGLFGNYKDGRASNRHTSAAAIQGLFLFNKNDMQGAINMAEGLIPRKFEAEDSSVDGAIKTPV; from the coding sequence ATGTCTGAATCACCGGCATCTGCGTCGGTGCTGAACCTCAATGCGCTGTTCGATAATCCGCTGTTCGCTGGAGGCATTGGTCTCGCCTCCTTAGGCGCTGCCGCGGCATTTGCCCGCAAGGGATCAATCGCCGTGCTTGGCGCTGCCCGTCGTCGCCTCCTCGTGAACGTGGAGATAAGCAAGCAGGACCCGGCATATCCCTGGATTCTAGCATGGCTCTCCCAGCCTCGTGAGACGCCGGGCTTCATCGCCTCTCGACTCACCCGAATCCACAACCTATCAGTGGCCACGGCGACAGGAGCAAGAGGGCCGGGAGCAACCGGACCAATCAATGcccatttctttcttcagccTGGATATGGACGGCATATTGTCAAGTTTGGCAAGGCCTTTATTGCCGTCAACAGAGAGAAGCACAACACTGCCAACATGAATACAGGAGAGCCGCATGAGATTGTCCAGCTAACCACTCTCTGGGCGCACCGTTATGTTTTTGAAGATCTCTTTAAAGAGGCGCATCAACTAGCCGCAAAGGCGAACGAGGGGAAGACTGTGGTATATTCTGCACGTGGGCTTGAATGGACTCCCCTTGGAGATCCTCGGAAGAAAAGGCCGCTTGGCTCAGTCATACTGGACGAGGGCATCAAAGAGAGTATCGTGGGCGATGTCAAGGATTTCTTATCAAGGCAGCAGTGGTATGTTGATCGAGGTATTCCATACAGGAGAGGCTATCTCCTGTTTGGACCTCCGGGGAGCGGCAAAAGTTCCTTCATCCAAGCGCTGGCGGGAGAACTTGACTTTGGCGTGGCAATGATTAACCTCAGCGAAATGGGTATGACTGACGACAAATTGGCATACCTTCTGACCAAGCTGCCGAAAcgaagtttacttttattggAAGATGCCGATGCCGCTTTTGTCAACCGCCGCCAACGAGATACCGACGGATACAGCGGCGCCAATGTCACCTTTTCTGGTCTCCTTAACGCATTGGACGGAGTGGCTGCCGGAGAAGAACGCATCGCATTCCTCACTACCAATCACATCGAGCGCTTAGACCCTGCGCTGATCAGACCAGGTCGAGTGGACATGATGCTCAAGATTGGCGAGGCAACCCAGTTCCAGGCTGCGCAGATGTGGGATCGATTCTATGGTGATGTTGACCAGGATCACTCTGGCCGGGCACGGTTCTTGGAACGTCTAGAGGAGCTGGGTTTATTTGGAAATTACAAAGATGGCCGGGCTTCGAACCGCCATACAAGCGCTGCCGCCATCCAGGGCTTGTTTCTGTTCAATAAGAACGATATGCAAGGAGCTATTAATATGGCCGAGGGTCTTATCCCAAGGAAATTTGAGGCCGAAGACTCCAGCGTCGATGGTGCAATCAAGACGCCAGTCTAA